The nucleotide window gtccttcAGTTGCGTCGCGCCCACCCCGATCCCTTTGGTCCCTTGGCCCCtctcctcgtgccattgctttCGTCTGACTTCTTCTTACtggccacatcaacacttttgaccacttacagCGCCTTGAtatcagtttggctaaccagtgtcccctctgTCTTGTCGCGGCTGAGTCTCGGATCCATCTTTTTATCTCTTGCCCGTTCTTCTTTAGGGTCATAACTTCTACCTAGCCTTCCCTCGTTAGTAGTCTttcaaacccaccatccattcgtcttctgttcctcttttgtccttccccccacctgtctgcttcctggggtcgtgtttggaggtcgtggttcatttcagcttggtggcgcatttgggaggagcgcaacaacagggtctttagGGACACATTCTCTTCATCAGATtatgtggctcgtcttgtgcaaggggatgtccagtttgccattcggcTAAGGCGCCGTGGTCCGTCTACAGTTGGGTGACGGTGCCGCTCCTTCTTTCCTCTCTATTCACACCTTTTTTATTtcactgtgcattgtattgtatattttcgtCTTTTTGCGGTTTGCTTTTGCatctaggggacttcttgtcctccaattttgttatatatttcccattttatcctctctctctctctctctctctctctctctctctctctctctctctctctctctctctctctctctctctctctctctctctctctctctctctctctctctctctctctctctctctcgttatgTCGCCATGTGCTAGCAGAATCTAGTAAAGAATTAACGAACCCCAGCTTTCCCATGGTGATGTTAAAGgatctgcctctctctctttttctttgattgaGTAGACGGGGTGAAGCAAACATCTAGGAGAGAACAACTGAATCACAATAtttcacattatatatatacatatacatatataaatgcaGACGCCTACCAGAAAACGACTATATCAAAATCTGAAATCTTTCTCGATTTTTTGATTGATTGAGTAAATGGTTTAAGCAAACCTCTATCATAGTACAACTGgatcaaaatctaaaatctcTAATTCTCTCTCCCCCACTTGGATGGGCTTAGGCAGACTCCAGCCAAAACCCAACCGGATCGAAGATCCAAAAGGTTTATCCTTGACAGACCCATTCCCCTATAACATGGCATGCAACTTAATTTGCCAATTCAAGCAAAACAACATtacatcaattctctctctctctctctctctctctctctctctctcgtatggAGTCACAGGAGATGGAAGCTTCAATCCGATATGACATCGTGTATGCCAAAGCAAACCATCATGATTTCATGCATGTCCATTTATAATGGCGACCATTGATTTATTAACAGATAACGGCAAACATTCTTTACCCAGACAGGCCGACTGAGGTTTAAAGTTCAGCCACCGCTTAACATATTTGTATGGATCTCTCCGTTAGTCTCTTCAAGGTCTTCAGGTTTGAAATAAGCTAAGTTTTTCAACCTctttaaattctcaaacttcAAAGATGCCCCTTATGCGTTGGCCTCCTCAACGCTGGAAAGAGTTCAAAATTCTACATAATTTTTACAAGGACCCTACAGTCCCAGACTTGCAAATTAAagaacaaaatggaaaaatagacTTCGGacaacatgataaaaaaatatggcCTGACTTAACACTATCATTTCACATTATATTGGATTCTACATACATTGATAAGTAATTGCCTAGACCTGGTGACACCGAATTACCCCGTATAGGCTTCACATGCAGACAGGATAAAGCGCAATGGGGCATGTGCCTGTGCCGGACGCCGACCGAGGGCGGCAAAAGAATGTGAATCTAAAAGGGGGCATCCTAGAAGGGCCTCTGCAAGTACATCAACACATCATTGAGGGAAGGGTCCCTTGACAATGGCTGCGTCAATTGGGGGTCTAATTGAGGGAACgagttgttgttgctgctgttgaAGAAGTTATCAAAGCTGGAATCGACCCCTCTTTCCCACTCCCTCCACTTGAACTCGCTCTGGACCTCCCGGTCGCAGGCGACCTCCGGTGGTGACAGCACGTGCTCGGAGCAGCTCGAGTCAGTGTTGAGCCGTGGCAGCGAGTCGGAGCTCTCCATGTGGATCATGTCGGTGGACGGCCGGGGATTGGGCCGGGCTCGGGCCGGCTGGATCACCTCTGGTTTTTCATCCTCTAGCATGGAGTACTCCCAGCTGTTGGTATCGGTCTGTTTCCCTTGTACTGGCATGTGATGGAAGCCCTTCTTGTTGTAGATTCTACATAGCACCCAATCATCCAGCTGCACAATTTAACAGAAAAATTATTATCAATAATTGATCTCTTCATATGCAGTGATGAACAACACTTTGAAAAGATATTAAAAGATTTTAAGTGTTGGGTACTTTAATTcgtaaaaaattttgaactattattgtaaaaaaatagCTTGAAAGTGGGTATCGCCGGATTTG belongs to Nymphaea colorata isolate Beijing-Zhang1983 chromosome 13, ASM883128v2, whole genome shotgun sequence and includes:
- the LOC116267167 gene encoding NAC domain-containing protein 2-like, whose translation is MTADLQLPPGFRFHPTDEELVYHYLCRKCASQPISVPIIAEVDLYKYDPWQLPGMALYGEKEWFFFSPRDRKYPNGSRPNRAAGSGYWKATGADKPVGNPKPVGIKKALVFYAGKAPKGEKTDWIMHEYRLADVDRSARKKNSLRLDDWVLCRIYNKKGFHHMPVQGKQTDTNSWEYSMLEDEKPEVIQPARARPNPRPSTDMIHMESSDSLPRLNTDSSCSEHVLSPPEVACDREVQSEFKWREWERGVDSSFDNFFNSSNNNSFPQLDPQLTQPLSRDPSLNDVLMYLQRPF